From Methanomassiliicoccales archaeon LGM-RCC1, one genomic window encodes:
- the yciH gene encoding stress response translation initiation inhibitor YciH, producing MAEICPVCGLPKELCMCEEIAREQQTVRISVDSRRYGKMVTVIDGIDENDIDIGDLAKQLKNKCAAGGTYKDGRIELQGDHKKKVKLVLEDMGFRTEVR from the coding sequence ATGGCTGAGATTTGCCCAGTATGTGGATTGCCTAAGGAACTCTGCATGTGCGAGGAGATCGCACGCGAGCAGCAGACCGTAAGGATCTCAGTCGACAGCCGCAGGTACGGAAAGATGGTCACTGTCATCGACGGAATCGATGAGAATGACATCGACATCGGAGACCTGGCGAAACAGCTGAAGAACAAATGCGCCGCCGGCGGAACATACAAGGACGGACGCATCGAACTCCAGGGAGACCACAAGAAGAAAGTGAAGCTCGTCCTGGAGGACATGGGATTCCGCACAGAGGTAAGATGA
- a CDS encoding ribonuclease P protein subunit — protein MKDNLFMRTELIGLDVEVLSSPYSGISGKVVDETKNTFTIDSAGTERMVPKSGNEFRFTYEGRTIDIIGSKIVYRPEDRIKKVR, from the coding sequence ATGAAAGATAATCTCTTCATGAGAACTGAGCTCATTGGATTGGACGTGGAAGTGCTGTCTTCACCATACTCGGGAATATCCGGTAAGGTGGTTGACGAGACGAAGAACACGTTTACCATCGATTCGGCCGGAACTGAGAGAATGGTACCCAAGTCAGGCAATGAGTTCAGGTTCACATATGAAGGCAGAACAATCGACATCATCGGATCAAAGATAGTTTACCGACCAGAGGACAGAATCAAGAAGGTTAGGTGA
- a CDS encoding 30S ribosomal protein S17 → MTAKIKDIGIDVVPPTSECNDPNCPFHGTLGVRGQTIDGVVATVRMNKTVVVERNYLRYMHKYERYEKKSSRYVAHAAPCLGLKVGDRVTIAECRPLSKTVTFAVIEKKE, encoded by the coding sequence ATGACAGCAAAAATCAAGGACATCGGAATCGACGTCGTCCCTCCAACTTCGGAGTGCAATGACCCCAACTGCCCCTTCCACGGGACACTGGGAGTCCGCGGACAGACGATCGACGGAGTAGTTGCCACGGTCAGGATGAACAAGACCGTCGTGGTAGAGCGCAACTACCTCAGGTACATGCACAAATACGAGAGGTACGAGAAGAAATCGAGCAGGTACGTCGCACACGCGGCACCCTGCCTCGGTCTCAAGGTCGGAGACAGGGTCACAATTGCCGAGTGCAGGCCCCTGTCCAAGACAGTAACTTTCGCAGTCATCGAGAAGAAGGAGTGA
- a CDS encoding 50S ribosomal protein L14, which translates to MKGIAGNQTRGLQNGSQLDVIDNTGAKVIEIITVPGYHGTARRVPSAGVGDLVIASVKKGTPAMRRQIVFAVIVRQRRPMRRPDGTMVFFEDNAAVITTETGEVKGTDIKGPVAREAAERWPRVSATASTII; encoded by the coding sequence ATGAAGGGAATTGCCGGAAATCAGACAAGGGGACTTCAGAACGGATCCCAGCTCGATGTCATCGACAACACAGGCGCCAAAGTGATCGAGATCATCACGGTCCCCGGTTACCACGGCACAGCAAGAAGGGTCCCCTCCGCAGGAGTCGGAGACCTCGTAATCGCATCGGTCAAGAAGGGAACGCCCGCAATGAGGAGACAGATCGTATTCGCGGTCATCGTCCGCCAGAGGCGCCCCATGAGGAGACCCGATGGAACCATGGTCTTCTTCGAGGACAACGCAGCGGTCATCACCACTGAGACCGGAGAAGTCAAGGGAACAGACATCAAAGGCCCCGTAGCCAGGGAAGCCGCCGAGAGGTGGCCCCGTGTATCCGCTACCGCCAGCACGATCATCTGA
- the rplX gene encoding 50S ribosomal protein L24 encodes MVSSKARVQRKAQANATAHVKRKMLSAHLSDELREKYGKRAARVCKGDTVIVVRGNEDIRNIEGKVINVYTKTGRVAIEGITIKQADGTEAERPIHASNLVITKLNTEDAWRMDSLSKKEAKE; translated from the coding sequence ATGGTTAGCAGCAAAGCAAGGGTACAGAGGAAGGCACAGGCCAACGCAACCGCGCACGTGAAGAGGAAGATGCTCTCCGCGCACCTCAGCGACGAGCTCCGTGAGAAGTACGGAAAGCGCGCCGCAAGGGTCTGCAAGGGAGACACCGTCATCGTCGTCCGCGGAAACGAAGACATCAGGAACATCGAGGGCAAGGTCATCAACGTCTACACCAAGACAGGCCGCGTCGCCATTGAGGGAATCACCATCAAGCAGGCGGACGGAACCGAGGCCGAGCGCCCCATCCACGCATCCAACCTGGTCATCACCAAGTTGAACACAGAGGATGCCTGGAGGATGGATTCACTGTCGAAGAAGGAGGCTAAAGAATGA
- a CDS encoding 30S ribosomal protein S4e, with amino-acid sequence MSDHMKRLAAPRSWPLKRKVNVFIAKQTAGAHPIEDSMAAVTVLRDMIEACDTAREAKKIIGNRELFVNGRAVKDPKAPVGFMDAISIPKMDLYYRMLITDKGKLTLVPISKDEAAWGLYRIQDKTLVKGGKFQLNLSGGKNILLDKNEYKCGDSLKVQYDGQKILECFPFAAGNTVLIKEGAQSGKVKTLKEVQIIRGSAPNVVVFSDDTQTIVDNCFVIGADKPAITMPEASE; translated from the coding sequence ATGAGCGACCACATGAAAAGATTGGCAGCGCCCAGGTCATGGCCCCTGAAGAGGAAGGTCAACGTCTTCATCGCGAAGCAGACCGCCGGAGCACACCCCATCGAGGACTCCATGGCAGCCGTGACCGTTCTCAGGGACATGATCGAAGCATGTGACACCGCCAGGGAAGCTAAGAAGATCATCGGGAACCGCGAGCTGTTCGTGAACGGCAGGGCCGTCAAGGACCCCAAGGCACCGGTAGGATTCATGGATGCGATCAGCATCCCCAAGATGGATCTCTACTACCGCATGCTGATCACGGACAAGGGAAAACTCACCCTCGTGCCCATCTCCAAGGATGAGGCAGCATGGGGACTCTACAGGATCCAGGACAAGACACTCGTCAAGGGTGGCAAGTTCCAGCTCAACCTCAGCGGAGGAAAGAACATCCTGTTGGACAAGAACGAGTACAAGTGCGGCGACAGCCTGAAGGTCCAGTACGACGGACAGAAGATCCTGGAGTGCTTCCCCTTCGCAGCCGGCAACACCGTCCTGATCAAGGAGGGAGCCCAGTCCGGTAAGGTCAAGACCCTGAAAGAGGTCCAGATCATACGCGGATCCGCACCCAACGTCGTGGTCTTCTCCGACGACACACAGACCATCGTGGACAACTGCTTCGTAATCGGAGCGGACAAGCCCGCAATCACAATGCCGGAGGCATCCGAATGA
- a CDS encoding 50S ribosomal protein L5 — protein sequence MSTMRDLHVEKVVVNIGVGEAGERLAKAEKVLEMVTKQKPVETLSKTVNRDLGIREGMPLGCKVTLRGDSAVDFVKQALAIREMRVPEYSFDQEGNMSFGISDYTDFEGMKYDPEIGIFGMDISVVLRRPGNRITQRALLKRRIPKSHRVGRDEAIQYMKDNFQIEVVQ from the coding sequence ATGAGCACAATGAGAGATCTCCACGTGGAGAAGGTCGTCGTGAACATCGGTGTCGGCGAGGCCGGAGAGAGGCTCGCCAAGGCAGAGAAGGTCCTCGAGATGGTAACGAAGCAGAAACCCGTCGAGACACTGTCCAAGACGGTCAACAGGGATCTCGGTATCCGTGAGGGAATGCCCCTCGGATGCAAGGTCACCCTCAGGGGAGACTCCGCTGTCGACTTCGTCAAGCAGGCTCTCGCAATCAGGGAGATGCGCGTGCCCGAGTACTCCTTCGACCAGGAGGGCAACATGTCCTTCGGTATCTCCGACTACACCGACTTCGAGGGTATGAAGTACGACCCCGAGATCGGAATCTTCGGAATGGATATCAGCGTCGTTCTCAGGAGGCCCGGAAACAGGATCACACAGAGGGCCCTCCTCAAGAGGAGGATCCCCAAGTCCCATCGCGTCGGACGCGATGAGGCGATCCAGTACATGAAAGACAACTTCCAGATCGAGGTGGTCCAGTGA
- a CDS encoding 30S ribosomal protein S14: protein MKVNTQKPKKQFGRSIGCTRCGRRRGIIRRYGMHLCRQCFRDMAPELGFKKYS, encoded by the coding sequence GTGAAAGTGAACACACAGAAACCCAAGAAACAGTTCGGAAGATCCATTGGATGCACCCGCTGCGGACGCCGCAGAGGAATCATCAGGAGATACGGAATGCATCTGTGCCGCCAGTGCTTCAGGGACATGGCCCCAGAGCTCGGTTTCAAGAAGTATTCGTGA
- a CDS encoding 30S ribosomal protein S8, translated as MQSDPLNDAMCVIKNASVNGKAECTIEPSSKLIGRVLKVMQDYGYISQFEYVEDGKAGKFHVMLEGAINDCGVIKPRYSVKVTEVEKVEARFLPAQDFGLLIMTTTAGVITQERAKELGIGGKLLAYVY; from the coding sequence ATGCAGAGCGATCCACTTAACGACGCAATGTGCGTCATAAAGAACGCATCCGTAAACGGAAAGGCGGAGTGTACAATCGAGCCCTCGTCAAAGCTCATCGGCCGCGTGCTGAAGGTTATGCAGGACTACGGTTACATCAGTCAGTTCGAGTACGTCGAGGATGGAAAGGCAGGCAAATTCCACGTCATGCTCGAAGGAGCGATCAACGACTGTGGTGTAATCAAACCCAGGTACTCCGTCAAGGTCACCGAGGTCGAGAAGGTCGAGGCAAGGTTCTTGCCCGCCCAGGACTTCGGACTCCTGATCATGACGACCACCGCCGGTGTGATCACCCAGGAGCGCGCCAAAGAGCTCGGAATCGGCGGAAAACTGTTAGCCTATGTGTACTGA
- a CDS encoding 50S ribosomal protein L6, translating to MTIAGKIESTIAIPGGVSVTYDAGTMKVKGPKGELSRNFAYPNITIAVGEGEVSVSCEYPRVKDKAMVGTFVAHINNMVKGVTEGFKYDLKIVFSHFPMKVAVKGDRVEINNYMGGHAPRYANIVRGCTVKISGQDVTVEGIDIEACGQTAANLEKATQRGGFDKRVFEDGIYIVGKSHKVRQ from the coding sequence ATGACAATTGCAGGGAAAATCGAAAGCACCATCGCTATCCCCGGTGGGGTATCCGTCACATACGACGCAGGTACCATGAAGGTCAAAGGACCTAAGGGAGAATTAAGCAGAAACTTCGCGTACCCTAACATAACTATTGCCGTCGGAGAGGGAGAAGTCAGCGTCAGCTGCGAGTACCCCAGAGTTAAGGACAAGGCCATGGTCGGAACCTTCGTCGCCCACATCAACAACATGGTGAAGGGTGTCACAGAGGGATTCAAGTACGACCTGAAGATCGTGTTCTCACACTTCCCGATGAAAGTTGCTGTTAAAGGCGACCGCGTTGAGATCAACAACTACATGGGAGGACACGCCCCCCGTTACGCCAACATCGTAAGGGGATGCACTGTCAAGATCTCAGGTCAGGATGTCACCGTAGAGGGAATCGACATCGAGGCCTGCGGACAGACAGCGGCCAACCTCGAGAAGGCCACCCAGAGGGGAGGCTTCGATAAGAGGGTCTTCGAGGACGGAATATACATCGTCGGCAAATCGCACAAGGTGAGACAATGA
- a CDS encoding 50S ribosomal protein L32e, with amino-acid sequence MTVKDFKDLPGMKDDNIEELKAIGINTVEELKAAVNDDAKAKEVIKTLSGVGPKTVANWKAAFEGEAPAKKEPAKKEAVKEEPVEAVTVEATGEYTVKKKAEIDPETADALAKRAIISGRRPAFKRQEWFRYAKFKDSTWRKPKGIHSKMKRRLKRRGPIVDIGFRGPAEVRGLHPSGFEEVLVYNVDGLDNIDPKKQAVRIGGTVGSKKRAAIEDRADELGIRVLNRMV; translated from the coding sequence ATGACCGTGAAAGATTTCAAGGACCTTCCCGGAATGAAGGACGACAACATCGAGGAGCTCAAGGCCATCGGCATCAACACCGTCGAGGAGCTCAAGGCCGCGGTCAACGACGACGCAAAGGCAAAGGAGGTCATCAAGACCCTGTCCGGAGTCGGACCCAAGACAGTCGCCAACTGGAAGGCAGCATTCGAGGGAGAGGCACCCGCAAAGAAGGAGCCCGCCAAGAAGGAAGCCGTCAAGGAGGAGCCCGTCGAGGCAGTCACAGTCGAGGCCACCGGCGAGTACACAGTGAAGAAGAAGGCGGAGATCGACCCCGAGACCGCTGACGCTCTTGCCAAGAGGGCAATCATCTCCGGAAGGAGGCCCGCTTTCAAGAGGCAGGAGTGGTTCAGATACGCCAAGTTCAAGGACTCCACATGGAGGAAGCCCAAGGGAATCCACTCCAAGATGAAGAGGAGGCTCAAGAGGCGCGGACCCATAGTGGACATCGGTTTCCGCGGACCCGCAGAGGTCAGGGGACTCCACCCGTCGGGATTCGAGGAGGTCCTCGTCTACAACGTGGACGGATTGGACAACATCGACCCGAAGAAGCAGGCGGTCCGTATCGGCGGAACCGTCGGATCGAAGAAGAGAGCCGCAATCGAGGACAGGGCCGACGAGCTCGGAATCAGGGTCCTCAACAGGATGGTGTGA
- a CDS encoding 50S ribosomal protein L19e, with the protein MSDLKNQRRMAAEILKCGENRVWINPEKMEEVEDCITRADVRTAIASGLIKAKAKNGTSKGRIRYVQGQKASGKRKGPGSRKGTANARVRDKERWMATIRPIRDELKTLRADGKISPSVYRLYYRKAKGGMFKSRRHLKQHMIAAGHLKEEI; encoded by the coding sequence ATGTCCGATCTGAAGAACCAGAGAAGAATGGCAGCAGAGATCCTGAAGTGCGGTGAGAACAGAGTCTGGATCAACCCCGAGAAGATGGAGGAGGTCGAGGACTGCATCACACGCGCAGACGTCCGCACAGCGATCGCATCCGGTCTCATCAAGGCGAAGGCGAAGAACGGAACCTCGAAGGGAAGGATAAGATACGTGCAGGGACAGAAGGCCAGCGGAAAGAGGAAGGGACCCGGTTCCAGGAAGGGAACGGCGAACGCCCGTGTCCGCGACAAGGAGCGCTGGATGGCCACAATCAGGCCCATCCGTGACGAGCTGAAGACCCTCAGGGCCGACGGCAAGATCTCACCCTCCGTGTACAGGCTCTACTACAGGAAAGCCAAGGGAGGAATGTTCAAGTCCCGCAGGCACCTTAAGCAGCACATGATCGCTGCTGGACACCTCAAGGAGGAGATCTGA
- a CDS encoding 50S ribosomal protein L18, with protein sequence MATGPRYKVAFRRRRELRTDYYTRKKLLTARETRAVVRRSSRNISIQFADFTMGGDNIIATATTKDLKKMGWEYSCSSIPAAYLVGYLAGKRAMKEGVEYAVLDIGMQHVQHGGVLFATVAGMTDAGLEVPHSEDVLPDEDRLKGKHIDDAIEAAIDSMKQKMEAE encoded by the coding sequence ATGGCAACAGGACCTAGATACAAAGTCGCATTCCGCAGGAGAAGAGAGCTCCGCACCGACTACTACACCCGCAAGAAGCTCCTCACAGCGAGAGAGACCAGGGCCGTAGTAAGGAGGTCAAGCAGGAACATCTCGATCCAGTTCGCGGACTTCACCATGGGTGGCGACAACATCATCGCAACGGCCACCACGAAGGACCTGAAGAAGATGGGCTGGGAGTACTCCTGTTCGTCCATCCCCGCAGCGTACCTCGTAGGATACCTTGCAGGAAAGAGAGCAATGAAAGAAGGCGTCGAGTACGCAGTCCTCGACATCGGAATGCAGCACGTGCAGCACGGCGGAGTTCTCTTCGCAACAGTTGCCGGAATGACCGATGCAGGACTCGAGGTGCCCCACAGCGAGGACGTCCTCCCCGATGAGGACAGGCTCAAGGGAAAGCACATCGATGATGCGATCGAGGCCGCAATCGACAGCATGAAACAGAAGATGGAGGCTGAGTAA
- a CDS encoding 30S ribosomal protein S5, translating to MTDWVPKTRLGQMVLNGEITTMSDALATKLPLREPEIVDILLPDLQDEVIDLNMVQRMTDSGRRVRFAVTCIVGNGDGFIGYGRAKGKEVGPSIKKAIDNAKLNIIEIKRGCGSWQCGCGNPHSLPFEVQGSTGSVTVTLKPAPRGVSLAVGDVAKSLLTLAGVHDAWGFARGNTKTKVNYAMATFEALKMTSRMRVTDDQAKNLNIVSGPTGIKFAETDVDAQEE from the coding sequence ATGACTGACTGGGTTCCTAAGACAAGACTCGGACAGATGGTCCTCAACGGCGAGATCACAACGATGAGCGACGCCCTGGCGACCAAACTGCCTCTCCGTGAGCCCGAGATCGTGGACATCCTGCTCCCCGACCTTCAGGACGAGGTCATCGACCTGAACATGGTCCAGAGGATGACCGACTCCGGAAGGAGGGTCAGGTTCGCAGTTACCTGTATCGTTGGTAACGGCGACGGATTCATCGGCTACGGCAGGGCCAAGGGAAAAGAGGTCGGACCTTCCATCAAGAAGGCTATCGACAACGCGAAACTGAACATCATCGAGATCAAGAGGGGCTGCGGTTCCTGGCAGTGCGGATGTGGAAACCCCCACAGTCTGCCCTTCGAGGTACAGGGATCCACCGGATCCGTCACCGTCACCCTCAAGCCCGCACCCCGCGGTGTGTCGCTGGCAGTCGGAGACGTCGCAAAGAGTCTCCTGACCCTTGCCGGTGTCCACGACGCATGGGGATTCGCAAGGGGCAACACGAAGACCAAGGTCAACTACGCCATGGCAACCTTCGAGGCCCTGAAGATGACGTCCAGGATGAGGGTCACCGATGACCAGGCCAAGAACCTGAACATCGTATCCGGCCCCACTGGAATCAAGTTCGCAGAGACCGATGTCGACGCACAGGAGGAGTGA
- a CDS encoding 50S ribosomal protein L30 — protein MTYVVIRVRGQPDVNYNIEHTMGLLGLNKVNNAAVIPENPSTKGMLQVVKDYCTWGEIDESTLASLIRERGKVVGDAPIDDEYLKAHSEFGSVYEFAKAIIENNYKMRDVEGVKPIFRLHPPIKGYEGNKRSFQNGGALGYRGAKINDLVNRMI, from the coding sequence ATGACATACGTAGTTATCCGTGTCCGCGGTCAGCCCGATGTGAACTACAACATCGAGCACACCATGGGACTCCTGGGCCTCAACAAGGTCAACAACGCGGCCGTCATCCCCGAGAACCCCTCGACAAAGGGAATGCTGCAGGTAGTCAAGGACTACTGCACATGGGGAGAGATCGACGAGTCAACACTCGCTTCGCTGATCCGCGAGCGCGGAAAGGTCGTAGGCGACGCACCCATAGACGACGAGTACCTCAAGGCTCACTCCGAGTTCGGCTCCGTCTATGAGTTCGCGAAGGCGATTATCGAGAACAACTACAAGATGAGGGATGTCGAGGGCGTCAAGCCCATCTTCCGTCTCCATCCTCCCATCAAGGGATACGAGGGCAACAAGCGTTCCTTCCAGAACGGCGGAGCCCTTGGATACAGGGGAGCGAAGATCAACGATCTCGTCAACAGGATGATCTGA
- a CDS encoding uL15 family ribosomal protein, which produces MPSRTKKFRGYRTHGRGKKSGRGAGIIGGHGMAGYGKTGKIGMLKEDRNYFGRHGFKRPQCTVEANRTINVGELNEKIETFVTMGFAKKEGDAYQLDLTEAGIDKLLGNGNIDIAVNVTVESVSGKAREKIEAAGGSIAE; this is translated from the coding sequence ATGCCAAGCAGAACCAAGAAATTCAGAGGATACAGGACCCACGGACGCGGTAAGAAGTCCGGACGTGGAGCAGGTATCATCGGTGGTCACGGTATGGCCGGATACGGCAAGACCGGAAAGATCGGGATGCTGAAGGAGGACAGGAACTACTTCGGCCGCCACGGCTTCAAGAGACCTCAATGCACTGTAGAAGCGAACCGCACTATCAACGTCGGCGAGCTGAACGAGAAGATCGAGACATTCGTGACGATGGGCTTCGCCAAGAAAGAGGGCGACGCCTATCAGCTCGACCTCACAGAGGCCGGCATCGACAAGCTCCTGGGCAACGGGAACATCGACATCGCTGTCAACGTGACAGTCGAGTCGGTCTCCGGAAAGGCCCGCGAGAAGATCGAGGCCGCAGGCGGATCGATCGCCGAGTGA
- the secY gene encoding preprotein translocase subunit SecY: protein MEETQSLLYRIKPFSDRLPSVKRPEGHVHFRTKMMWVIVVLVVYFVMTNVYLYGLDRESMLDMFAQYRTIMAGASGSLLQLGIGPIVTASIIMQLFVGAKIIKLDLSKREDKACYQSVLKLLVIVMIVFEAIPQVAGYLTPSSGLTAAIGGMGGRLILVLQLFVGSYIIFMMDEVVSKWGIGSGISLFIAAGVAQQLFTGTFNWEMVSMGSTDVPGGTIPRAIYYVFTLSPAEMSSYGYESLFLGSPNPVIALVGTLVIFFVVAYLESTRIELPLSHGNARGARGRYPIKLLYASNIPVILMSALLAIVSMVALLLYSNSFLSSIPLIGGNSAIGYFEEGSTTAAGGLAWYLSAPQGLSSWLMPILDPATYGDGLHGPLQHIAHVAIYFTVMVMGSILFAKFWVETTNLGPESVAKQIQKSGMQMPGFRRDPRVLKRVLERYIPTITIMSGAIVGALAAFADMVGTTGNASGTGVLLTVGIIIHFYEAMGREQMMEMNPMMREFFGGE from the coding sequence ATGGAAGAGACACAGAGTCTGCTCTACAGGATAAAGCCCTTTTCGGACAGGTTGCCCTCCGTCAAGAGGCCTGAAGGCCACGTGCACTTCAGGACCAAGATGATGTGGGTGATCGTCGTATTGGTGGTCTACTTCGTGATGACGAACGTGTACCTTTACGGTCTGGACAGGGAGTCCATGCTGGACATGTTCGCACAGTACAGGACTATCATGGCAGGAGCTTCCGGATCGCTACTGCAGCTCGGTATCGGACCGATCGTCACTGCATCAATCATAATGCAGTTGTTCGTCGGTGCAAAAATCATCAAACTGGACCTCTCGAAGCGCGAGGACAAGGCCTGCTATCAGTCCGTCCTCAAGCTGCTGGTCATCGTGATGATCGTCTTCGAGGCCATCCCGCAGGTTGCGGGATACCTCACCCCCTCCAGCGGCCTCACCGCCGCAATCGGAGGAATGGGAGGAAGGCTCATCCTGGTGCTGCAGCTCTTCGTGGGATCCTACATAATCTTCATGATGGATGAGGTGGTGTCCAAGTGGGGTATCGGAAGCGGTATCTCCCTGTTCATCGCCGCAGGAGTGGCCCAGCAGCTGTTCACAGGTACGTTCAACTGGGAGATGGTCTCCATGGGATCAACGGATGTCCCCGGAGGAACGATCCCAAGAGCGATCTACTATGTGTTCACGCTGTCGCCGGCAGAGATGTCCTCGTACGGATACGAGTCCCTGTTCTTGGGAAGCCCCAACCCGGTAATCGCGTTGGTGGGTACGTTGGTCATCTTCTTCGTGGTGGCATATCTGGAATCGACACGTATCGAGCTGCCTCTCTCCCACGGCAACGCCAGGGGAGCACGCGGCCGTTACCCAATCAAGCTCCTGTACGCAAGCAACATCCCCGTCATCCTGATGTCCGCACTGCTCGCAATCGTGAGCATGGTCGCACTGCTGCTGTACAGCAACAGCTTCCTCAGCAGTATCCCGCTGATCGGAGGAAACTCCGCCATAGGATACTTCGAGGAGGGCTCGACAACAGCCGCAGGCGGATTGGCATGGTACCTGTCCGCACCGCAAGGACTATCCAGCTGGCTGATGCCCATACTGGACCCCGCCACATACGGCGACGGTCTGCACGGGCCCCTGCAGCACATAGCCCACGTGGCCATATACTTCACAGTGATGGTCATGGGTTCGATCCTGTTCGCCAAGTTCTGGGTGGAGACCACCAACCTCGGTCCCGAGTCGGTCGCCAAGCAGATTCAGAAGAGCGGTATGCAGATGCCCGGATTCCGTCGCGACCCCCGTGTACTGAAGCGTGTTCTGGAGAGGTACATCCCCACGATCACGATCATGTCGGGAGCAATCGTCGGAGCACTTGCGGCATTCGCGGATATGGTCGGAACCACAGGAAACGCCAGCGGAACCGGAGTTCTGCTGACCGTGGGTATCATCATCCACTTCTACGAGGCCATGGGCCGCGAGCAGATGATGGAGATGAACCCCATGATGAGGGAATTCTTCGGCGGAGAGTGA
- a CDS encoding EMC3/TMCO1 family protein yields the protein MANPGSPENMRAINAAGTQSAGPNMTRMMIAMLVLMGVSMVTIQFRMQIGAALDVVFQFVAFDGKYPVISIMLVCTIAILITTTIRSLMQDPMAQARNQQIQSEFNKEFRQARIENNLYKMKKLEAEQPRMMEASMQQSTDMMKIMPITMLIFIPIIAWAWYFLSTGTIDEPGKYFQPGNEPIVDLPWCSNVDLNGTLFLSIPVWFVVYMMISMPVSQIENRLIRLYLLKKELARLDSEVKRAEIE from the coding sequence ATGGCTAACCCAGGCAGTCCAGAGAACATGAGAGCAATCAACGCAGCAGGCACTCAGTCAGCGGGTCCCAACATGACCCGCATGATGATCGCCATGCTCGTGCTCATGGGTGTCTCCATGGTCACCATCCAGTTCAGGATGCAGATCGGAGCGGCCCTGGATGTCGTGTTCCAATTCGTTGCATTCGACGGGAAATATCCCGTCATCTCCATCATGCTTGTCTGTACCATCGCCATCCTGATCACAACAACGATCAGGAGTCTGATGCAGGACCCCATGGCCCAGGCCAGGAACCAGCAGATTCAGAGCGAGTTCAACAAGGAATTCCGTCAGGCGAGGATCGAGAACAACCTCTACAAGATGAAGAAGCTGGAGGCAGAGCAGCCCAGGATGATGGAGGCTTCGATGCAGCAGAGCACGGACATGATGAAGATCATGCCCATCACGATGCTGATATTCATCCCCATCATCGCTTGGGCATGGTACTTCCTCAGCACAGGAACCATCGACGAGCCCGGAAAGTACTTCCAGCCCGGCAATGAGCCCATCGTGGACCTTCCCTGGTGCTCCAACGTCGACCTGAACGGAACGCTGTTCCTCTCCATCCCAGTGTGGTTCGTCGTTTACATGATGATTTCGATGCCTGTATCGCAGATCGAGAACAGATTGATCAGGCTCTATCTCCTGAAGAAGGAGCTAGCGAGACTCGATTCAGAAGTCAAGAGAGCTGAGATCGAATGA
- a CDS encoding AAA family ATPase, with protein sequence MRITISGPPGSGKSTACSKLSEELGLEAVIFGKIFRELAAEKNLTLSELGAIAEKDPSIDKMIDSRILDIARANEDIILESRLSAYMCARNGIPALKIYLDASPDVRMARIGLREGETEEEARAKTIDRQRSEAKRYKMYYDIDIEDLSVYDLIVNTDELDPDQVVEKILEAVRSR encoded by the coding sequence ATGAGAATAACCATAAGCGGTCCTCCCGGATCCGGGAAGTCGACCGCCTGCAGCAAGCTTTCCGAGGAGCTCGGACTCGAAGCAGTGATCTTCGGGAAGATCTTCAGGGAGCTTGCTGCAGAAAAAAACCTTACACTTTCCGAGCTCGGCGCGATCGCCGAGAAGGACCCTTCTATCGACAAGATGATCGACTCGAGGATACTGGACATCGCCAGGGCCAACGAGGACATCATCCTGGAATCCAGGCTTTCAGCCTACATGTGCGCACGCAACGGAATCCCCGCTCTGAAGATCTATCTGGACGCCAGTCCTGACGTCCGCATGGCCCGCATCGGGCTGCGCGAGGGGGAGACCGAGGAGGAGGCGCGCGCCAAGACCATCGACCGTCAGAGGTCGGAGGCCAAGAGGTACAAGATGTACTACGACATAGACATCGAGGACCTGAGCGTCTACGACCTGATCGTCAACACGGATGAACTGGATCCCGACCAGGTGGTCGAGAAGATCCTCGAGGCTGTGAGGTCGAGATGA